The following proteins are co-located in the Insulibacter thermoxylanivorax genome:
- a CDS encoding TrmH family RNA methyltransferase, with product MITSVHNPRVKRWAELLTKKGREEQGRYLVEGIHLVQEALQAGCEVECIAYALDKPLPGELQAYRSHPCEWIAVSEQVLKKCTSTQTPQGVFAVVAKQEAEENVLWQQERPLVIVLDQVQDPGNVGTIIRSAEASGATAMILGKGSADLYNPKTVRATMGAMFRIPILEGDLVPYLRQAKKRGIPILSTGLEASRTCYEWDWRKPVWFIIGNEGAGVSAAAAAEVDEVITIPMLGKAESLNAAMAATVLLFEAMRQRAFSINNL from the coding sequence ATGATTACATCTGTACATAATCCCAGAGTGAAGCGCTGGGCTGAACTGCTTACGAAGAAAGGCCGGGAGGAACAGGGCCGATACCTTGTCGAAGGGATCCATCTGGTCCAAGAAGCGCTGCAGGCAGGCTGTGAAGTGGAATGCATCGCATATGCATTGGACAAGCCATTGCCGGGGGAATTGCAGGCTTACCGCTCTCATCCCTGCGAATGGATCGCTGTCAGTGAACAAGTGCTGAAGAAATGCACGTCAACCCAGACGCCGCAGGGGGTCTTCGCTGTGGTGGCGAAACAAGAAGCGGAGGAAAATGTCCTCTGGCAACAGGAACGGCCCTTGGTTATCGTTCTTGACCAAGTGCAGGATCCGGGCAATGTGGGCACGATTATCCGCAGTGCGGAAGCTTCCGGAGCTACAGCGATGATCCTGGGCAAAGGCTCGGCCGATCTCTACAATCCAAAGACCGTTCGCGCGACGATGGGGGCGATGTTTCGCATCCCGATCCTGGAGGGTGATCTGGTGCCTTATCTGCGGCAGGCGAAGAAGCGGGGGATCCCGATCCTCAGCACCGGACTTGAGGCTTCCCGTACTTGCTATGAATGGGATTGGCGCAAGCCGGTCTGGTTCATCATCGGCAACGAGGGAGCCGGCGTCTCTGCAGCTGCAGCTGCGGAAGTCGATGAGGTGATTACGATCCCGATGCTGGGCAAGGCGGAGTCGCTGAATGCGGCCATGGCAGCAACGGTCCTGTTGTTCGAAGCGATGCGGCAGCGGGCATTTTCAATCAACAATCTATAA
- a CDS encoding peptide chain release factor 3, protein MPNLAQEILEETNRRRTFAIISHPDAGKTTLTEKLLLFGGAIRLAGTVKGRKANRHATSDWMEIEKQRGISVTSSVLQFEYKGYKVNILDTPGHQDFSEDTYRTLTAADCAVMLIDAAKGVEVQTKKLFQVCSKRGIPIFTFINKLDRDGRDPFDLLEELEKVLGIRSYPMNWPIGMGRSLCGIYDRRKQQVELYQGADHSKIVVEKVQGYEDEKIKQIAGEHLFEQVREELELLEVAGDSFDLEKIANGQLTPVFFGSAINNFGVQTFLENFLQLAPPPAPRHSSEGMVEPSWETFSGYVFKIQANMNPAHRDRLAFVRIVSGKFTRNMTVRHVRQGKDIKLSQPQQFLAQERDITEVAYPGDIIGLFDPGIFRIGDTLVEKGSLVYDELPTFSPEIFAKLTVKNALKHKQFQKGLDQLTEEGTVQVFRTIGFEDIILGVVGQLQFEVFEYRMKHEYQVELELQRLPYQFARWITGIDADPNKFRVNSTLVTDKNGNKVALFENEYALRSAMEKMPEANFLDTAP, encoded by the coding sequence ATGCCGAATCTGGCACAAGAGATTTTAGAAGAAACTAACCGGCGAAGAACCTTTGCCATCATCTCTCACCCGGACGCGGGGAAAACTACGCTGACCGAGAAGCTCCTGTTGTTCGGAGGCGCGATCCGATTAGCCGGCACCGTTAAGGGCCGTAAGGCCAACCGGCATGCGACTTCCGACTGGATGGAGATCGAGAAACAGCGCGGCATCTCCGTTACTTCGTCCGTGCTGCAATTCGAATACAAAGGTTATAAAGTGAACATCCTGGATACACCGGGTCACCAGGATTTCTCCGAGGATACGTACCGCACGCTGACCGCGGCGGACTGTGCCGTCATGTTGATCGATGCGGCCAAAGGCGTCGAGGTCCAGACGAAGAAACTGTTCCAAGTATGCAGCAAGCGGGGCATACCGATCTTCACCTTCATCAACAAATTAGACCGGGACGGCAGGGATCCCTTCGATCTGCTGGAAGAGTTGGAGAAGGTTCTCGGCATCCGCTCCTATCCGATGAATTGGCCGATCGGCATGGGACGCAGCCTGTGCGGCATCTATGACCGCCGCAAACAGCAGGTGGAGTTGTACCAAGGGGCCGATCACTCGAAGATCGTTGTGGAGAAGGTACAGGGTTATGAGGATGAGAAAATTAAACAAATCGCCGGCGAGCACCTCTTCGAGCAGGTTCGAGAAGAGCTGGAGTTATTGGAGGTCGCCGGGGACAGCTTTGATCTGGAGAAGATCGCCAACGGGCAGCTGACGCCCGTCTTCTTCGGAAGTGCGATTAATAACTTCGGTGTCCAGACCTTCCTGGAGAATTTCTTGCAGCTCGCGCCCCCGCCTGCTCCGCGTCACAGCAGCGAGGGGATGGTTGAGCCAAGCTGGGAGACATTCTCCGGCTACGTCTTCAAGATCCAAGCGAACATGAATCCGGCGCATCGGGATCGGCTTGCATTTGTACGCATCGTATCCGGCAAGTTCACCCGCAACATGACGGTTCGCCATGTTCGCCAGGGCAAGGATATCAAGTTATCGCAGCCGCAGCAGTTCCTGGCGCAGGAGAGGGATATTACGGAGGTGGCCTATCCGGGGGATATCATCGGTCTCTTCGATCCAGGCATCTTCCGTATCGGCGACACATTGGTCGAAAAGGGCAGTCTGGTGTACGATGAATTGCCCACCTTCTCACCGGAGATCTTCGCGAAGCTGACGGTGAAGAACGCCCTTAAACATAAGCAATTTCAAAAAGGCCTCGATCAGCTGACGGAAGAGGGGACAGTGCAAGTCTTCCGCACGATCGGTTTCGAGGATATCATCCTCGGTGTCGTCGGTCAGCTGCAATTTGAGGTATTCGAATATCGCATGAAGCATGAATATCAAGTCGAGCTCGAATTGCAGCGTCTGCCCTATCAGTTCGCCCGCTGGATTACGGGAATCGATGCAGATCCGAATAAGTTCAGGGTGAACTCGACTCTCGTCACGGATAAGAACGGCAACAAAGTGGCTTTATTCGAAAACGAATATGCTCTAAGGTCGGCGATGGAGAAGATGCCGGAGGCGAATTTCCTTGATACGGCGCCGTGA
- the sspI gene encoding small acid-soluble spore protein SspI — translation MINLNLRDAIIQRVQDRDEEELLAIINDSMHSDERALPGLGVLFEVMWDHIDQSMKDQLIQVLKQNLPAST, via the coding sequence ATGATCAATCTGAACTTGCGCGATGCGATTATTCAACGCGTCCAGGACCGCGATGAGGAAGAACTGCTGGCGATTATCAATGATTCCATGCACAGCGACGAAAGAGCCCTGCCCGGCTTAGGCGTCCTGTTTGAGGTCATGTGGGATCATATCGATCAGTCCATGAAGGATCAGCTCATCCAAGTGCTCAAACAAAATCTGCCTGCTTCCACATAG
- a CDS encoding M23 family metallopeptidase — MIRICIIVLSCVVITGLNMPAAAYALDPPPTVQQTNLPQEGKVWTEEERREEWQVLFDQLSTLTGIPWYWFAAINQYERTINQVHRSRKPLNDQLINIYISEARWSGALNPDQQDTDPLSIRFFQGIGLDGDHDGRADRTNPIDVLYTVADHLLRYGTTERKLKAALWEFYHNPRSVQRIEQFAKMYQAFGTLDLTKRAFPIPLRSNYSYRSTWGAPRGWGGRRIHEGTDIFADHGTPVRSTCYGMIEVMGWNRYGGWRIGIRDINNVYHYFAHLSGFNQELEEGSLVEPGQTIGWVGSSGYGKPGTSGKFPPHLHYGMYRDHGLAEWSFDPYPYLKRWEQEERRNKK; from the coding sequence ATGATACGCATCTGCATCATCGTACTATCCTGCGTTGTAATAACAGGTTTGAACATGCCGGCAGCGGCATACGCCCTGGATCCGCCGCCAACGGTTCAGCAAACGAATCTTCCACAAGAAGGAAAAGTGTGGACGGAGGAGGAGAGACGGGAGGAATGGCAGGTCTTGTTCGATCAGCTCAGCACCCTTACGGGTATTCCCTGGTATTGGTTCGCTGCGATTAATCAATATGAACGAACGATCAATCAAGTCCACCGTTCCAGAAAGCCGCTGAATGATCAGCTGATCAATATCTATATCTCCGAAGCTCGCTGGTCAGGTGCGCTGAACCCGGATCAACAGGACACCGATCCGCTGTCGATCCGCTTCTTCCAAGGCATCGGCTTGGACGGCGATCACGACGGCCGCGCTGATCGCACAAATCCAATCGATGTGCTGTACACCGTTGCCGATCACTTGCTCAGATACGGCACCACGGAGCGGAAGCTGAAAGCAGCGCTATGGGAGTTCTATCACAACCCGCGAAGCGTACAGCGCATTGAACAGTTTGCCAAGATGTATCAGGCCTTCGGGACGCTGGATCTTACCAAGCGGGCATTCCCCATACCGCTCCGCTCCAATTATTCCTACCGCAGCACATGGGGAGCACCGCGCGGTTGGGGTGGAAGGCGCATCCATGAAGGGACCGATATCTTCGCCGACCACGGCACGCCTGTGCGCTCCACCTGCTACGGGATGATCGAAGTCATGGGCTGGAACCGATACGGCGGCTGGCGAATCGGAATTCGGGATATCAATAACGTCTATCACTACTTCGCGCATCTTTCCGGCTTTAACCAAGAACTGGAAGAGGGCAGCCTCGTTGAGCCGGGACAGACGATCGGCTGGGTAGGCAGCTCCGGTTACGGGAAACCCGGCACGTCCGGCAAATTCCCGCCGCACCTGCACTACGGCATGTACCGGGACCACGGGCTGGCGGAATGGTCCTTTGATCCGTATCCTTATTTGAAGCGGTGGGAGCAAGAAGAACGGCGGAACAAAAAATAA
- a CDS encoding YutD family protein, which translates to MIQLGGRTFQLAYENKNGWNYEAFRERYSDILDRYDYIVGDWGYNQLRLKGFYREGNPKGTKDTCITSLQEYIQEYCNFGCAYFVLERIPNKSKSIDQALDHQDHYPQHKESQHKHKESSPAHTNRQSESKETRSHHREHAKHSRREAKEAHESMRRHHHQQHRAEHARKDRKAGRDSRNA; encoded by the coding sequence GTGATTCAATTAGGGGGAAGGACATTCCAATTAGCCTATGAGAACAAAAACGGCTGGAACTATGAAGCGTTTCGTGAACGCTACAGCGATATTCTTGATCGATATGACTATATTGTAGGTGACTGGGGATATAATCAGCTGAGGTTGAAGGGATTTTACCGCGAGGGGAATCCCAAAGGGACCAAAGATACTTGCATCACTTCCTTGCAGGAATACATCCAGGAATACTGCAACTTCGGGTGTGCATACTTCGTCCTGGAACGGATTCCGAACAAGAGCAAATCCATCGACCAGGCTTTGGATCATCAAGACCACTATCCGCAGCACAAGGAATCACAGCATAAACACAAGGAGTCCAGCCCCGCCCATACGAACCGTCAGAGCGAGTCCAAGGAAACCCGTTCTCATCATAGAGAGCATGCGAAACATTCCCGCAGAGAGGCCAAAGAAGCCCATGAATCCATGCGTAGACATCATCACCAACAGCATCGCGCGGAACATGCGCGCAAAGACCGCAAAGCAGGCCGCGATTCTCGAAATGCTTAA
- the yunB gene encoding sporulation protein YunB, whose translation MAKIRWHSRPVRRPIKPLSRRNILLIMLIIMVFFAIQTFVIVERNIKPHLLNLASFRLKQTATEAINSVLPQRIANSANFTDLVDWKMDANGQISGFNLNYAQHMKIAADAVTHVEDLLHEISMKPEKVPLGIALGSTLFASAGPDIPIRFAPLGHAKVELKTRERDAGINMLLVEVYLQIHAELMVIIPFASQPEVLTTNIPISYMLVVGDVPMYYFDYQGNPVGIGSQGAVPSLSIPAIPSIQSDAGAAGGVMESGSH comes from the coding sequence TTGGCCAAGATCCGATGGCACAGCCGCCCTGTCAGACGCCCTATCAAACCCCTTAGCCGCAGGAATATCTTGTTGATCATGCTGATCATCATGGTGTTCTTCGCGATCCAGACCTTCGTCATCGTAGAGCGGAATATCAAACCGCATCTGCTGAACCTCGCTTCCTTCCGCCTCAAGCAAACGGCGACAGAAGCGATCAACTCTGTTCTGCCCCAGCGCATCGCGAACTCCGCGAACTTCACCGACCTCGTCGATTGGAAGATGGATGCTAACGGCCAGATCAGCGGTTTTAATCTGAACTATGCCCAGCACATGAAAATCGCCGCTGACGCCGTGACCCACGTAGAGGATCTGCTGCATGAGATCAGCATGAAACCGGAGAAGGTGCCGCTGGGAATTGCTCTGGGGAGTACCTTGTTCGCTTCGGCGGGTCCGGATATCCCGATTCGCTTCGCTCCGCTGGGACATGCGAAGGTGGAGCTCAAGACGCGGGAGAGGGATGCCGGCATCAATATGCTGCTCGTCGAAGTCTATCTGCAGATTCACGCGGAACTGATGGTCATCATCCCTTTCGCTTCGCAGCCGGAAGTACTGACTACAAATATCCCGATCTCCTATATGCTGGTCGTTGGCGATGTGCCGATGTATTACTTCGACTATCAGGGCAATCCCGTGGGAATCGGCAGTCAAGGTGCTGTGCCAAGTCTGTCGATCCCTGCGATTCCCTCGATTCAATCGGATGCTGGTGCGGCAGGAGGGGTCATGGAATCGGGAAGCCATTAA
- a CDS encoding potassium channel family protein, whose amino-acid sequence MKKQFAVIGMGRFGSSVATSLYRLGYEVLAIDKAEDRIEDVLNQVTHAVQADSTDEEALRAIGIRNFDVVVVAIGQDIQASILTSLVLKEMGVGMLVVKAQTELHGKVLTKIGADKVIFPERDMGMRVAHHLISPNILDYIELSEDYSIVEIHVTPRMVGKSLRDLDIRAKYGCNVMAIKTQDQMNIAPRAEDVIQKDDVLVVVGSNEDLRKFERSFEE is encoded by the coding sequence ATGAAGAAACAGTTTGCTGTCATCGGGATGGGACGATTCGGCTCGAGTGTGGCCACATCCCTGTACCGGCTCGGTTATGAAGTATTGGCGATCGATAAGGCTGAGGACCGCATCGAAGACGTGTTGAATCAGGTGACCCATGCCGTACAAGCGGACAGCACCGATGAGGAGGCGCTGCGGGCCATCGGCATCCGCAACTTCGATGTGGTGGTCGTGGCGATCGGCCAAGACATTCAAGCGAGCATCCTCACCTCTCTGGTCCTGAAGGAGATGGGCGTAGGGATGCTGGTTGTGAAGGCCCAGACGGAACTCCACGGCAAGGTGCTGACCAAAATCGGCGCCGATAAAGTCATCTTCCCGGAGCGGGATATGGGGATGCGGGTCGCCCATCATCTCATCTCACCGAATATCCTCGACTACATCGAACTATCGGAAGACTACAGCATCGTGGAGATCCATGTGACGCCCCGAATGGTTGGCAAGAGCTTGAGGGATCTGGATATCCGTGCGAAGTACGGCTGCAACGTGATGGCGATTAAGACGCAAGACCAGATGAATATTGCGCCGCGCGCCGAAGACGTGATCCAGAAGGATGATGTCCTTGTCGTCGTCGGCAGCAATGAAGATCTGCGCAAGTTTGAAAGATCATTTGAGGAGTAG
- a CDS encoding DUF2225 domain-containing protein produces MVDPLYQVNYTCLQCGKEYVSSKVRPSFRRPYKRDADLCHHYREINPEYYVVRVCKHCGFAATENFTMRISESQRVRFMERIGRQWQGYDYGYERTWEEALKTYKLALLCAQIKEESSRVIASILHHIAWMYRYQGDAEKEKRFLQHALDAYITVYESGEEELNAARLMYIIGELNRRLKNYNEAIRWFSRVINDKRIMDANMIRACREQWAVVKEEMEEEKRAKQSASSRL; encoded by the coding sequence GTGGTAGATCCCTTGTACCAGGTGAATTATACCTGTCTCCAATGCGGTAAGGAATACGTCTCTTCAAAGGTAAGACCAAGTTTTAGGCGGCCGTATAAGCGCGATGCGGACTTATGTCACCATTATCGGGAGATTAACCCGGAATATTATGTGGTGCGCGTATGCAAACATTGCGGATTCGCTGCAACGGAGAACTTTACGATGAGGATCTCTGAATCACAGAGAGTGCGCTTCATGGAGAGAATCGGCCGGCAATGGCAGGGATATGACTACGGCTATGAACGCACTTGGGAAGAGGCTCTTAAGACATATAAGCTGGCGCTGCTCTGCGCTCAGATCAAAGAGGAATCCAGCCGCGTAATCGCAAGCATCCTGCATCATATCGCTTGGATGTATCGGTATCAAGGGGATGCGGAGAAGGAGAAGCGCTTCCTTCAGCATGCTTTGGATGCATATATCACTGTCTATGAGAGCGGAGAAGAAGAGCTGAATGCAGCCAGGCTGATGTACATCATAGGCGAGCTGAACCGGCGGCTCAAAAATTATAACGAAGCGATCAGATGGTTCTCCCGCGTGATCAACGACAAGCGGATCATGGATGCGAATATGATCAGAGCATGCCGTGAGCAATGGGCCGTGGTCAAGGAGGAGATGGAAGAGGAGAAGCGGGCCAAACAATCAGCGAGCAGTCGCTTATGA
- the lipA gene encoding lipoyl synthase — MKPLQRKPDWLKIKLVSEQEAQHFKEIKQMMRSKTLHTVCEEARCPNLHECWASRTATFMILGDICTRACRFCAVNSGLPTELDLQEPERVAEAAEQMGLRHCVITSVARDDLADGGAQIFAMTIRAVKERLPFCDVEVLIPDFQGNWDALYTVLDAKPHVLNHNVETVERLSDRVRAKAKYRRSLELLQRSKEYSPKIPTKSSIMVGVGETWDEILHTMDDLRAVQCDILTIGQYLQPSTKHLPVERYYTPEEFDRLREEGMKRGFSHVESGPLVRSSYHAREQKEAAVRVLES, encoded by the coding sequence ATGAAACCATTACAAAGAAAGCCGGATTGGCTGAAGATCAAACTGGTTAGTGAGCAGGAAGCGCAGCATTTTAAAGAGATCAAACAGATGATGCGCTCTAAGACGTTACATACCGTGTGTGAAGAAGCGAGATGTCCGAATCTTCATGAATGCTGGGCCAGCCGCACAGCGACATTCATGATCTTAGGCGATATCTGCACCCGTGCTTGCCGTTTCTGTGCTGTGAACAGTGGTTTGCCGACGGAGCTTGATCTGCAAGAACCCGAGCGCGTCGCAGAGGCGGCAGAGCAGATGGGATTGAGACACTGTGTGATCACTTCGGTAGCAAGAGATGATCTCGCTGACGGCGGAGCGCAGATCTTCGCCATGACGATTCGTGCCGTGAAGGAGAGACTGCCATTCTGTGATGTGGAAGTCTTGATCCCGGATTTCCAAGGGAACTGGGATGCACTTTATACCGTATTGGACGCGAAACCGCATGTGTTGAACCACAACGTAGAGACGGTAGAACGGCTGTCGGACCGCGTACGAGCGAAGGCGAAGTACCGCCGTTCCTTGGAGCTGCTGCAGCGTTCGAAGGAATACAGCCCGAAGATCCCGACTAAGTCCAGTATCATGGTCGGCGTAGGCGAAACTTGGGATGAGATCCTGCACACCATGGACGATCTTCGTGCGGTTCAGTGCGACATCTTGACCATCGGACAATACCTCCAGCCGAGCACGAAGCATCTGCCAGTGGAGCGGTATTATACGCCGGAAGAGTTCGACCGGCTGCGTGAAGAGGGAATGAAGCGGGGCTTCAGCCACGTCGAGTCCGGTCCGCTGGTGCGCAGCTCGTATCATGCCCGCGAACAGAAAGAAGCGGCGGTTCGTGTCCTTGAATCGTAA
- a CDS encoding NAD kinase — MKFYIHNRGDEVSRQLEVTFRRQAETHGLIWDEEKPDIVVSIGGDGTLLHAFHKYIHSIDHVAFVGVHTGNLGFYADWKPEEIERLIEGMGLRQYRIVEYPLLELEIETDAGTECFLALNEATLKGIEATLVAQVNINDEQFEMFRGDGICISTPSGSTAYNKALGGAIIHPSLEALQVTEIASINNRVYRTLGSPIVLPKHHHIDIYPEAGKRLMLSIDHIYREYPNIHSLRANVAARKVKFFRYRSFPFWNRVADAFISDRSN, encoded by the coding sequence TTGAAATTTTACATTCATAATCGAGGAGATGAAGTATCACGCCAGCTGGAAGTTACCTTCCGCCGGCAAGCCGAAACCCACGGCCTGATCTGGGATGAGGAGAAACCGGATATCGTCGTCTCCATCGGCGGGGACGGGACATTATTGCATGCTTTTCACAAATATATCCATAGCATCGATCACGTCGCCTTCGTAGGCGTCCATACAGGGAATCTAGGATTCTATGCCGATTGGAAACCCGAGGAGATCGAGCGGCTGATCGAAGGGATGGGACTTCGGCAATACCGAATCGTCGAATACCCGCTCCTTGAACTCGAGATTGAAACCGATGCGGGAACGGAGTGCTTCTTGGCCTTGAATGAGGCCACGCTGAAGGGGATCGAGGCAACGCTGGTTGCACAGGTGAATATCAATGACGAGCAGTTTGAGATGTTCCGGGGAGACGGCATCTGTATCTCGACGCCTTCCGGGAGCACCGCTTATAACAAAGCCCTGGGCGGTGCGATCATCCATCCGTCGTTAGAGGCCCTGCAGGTCACGGAGATCGCTTCGATTAACAATCGGGTATACCGCACCCTCGGCTCGCCGATCGTCCTGCCGAAACATCATCATATTGACATCTATCCCGAGGCAGGCAAGCGGTTAATGCTGTCGATCGATCATATCTACAGAGAATATCCCAACATCCACTCCCTGCGGGCGAATGTGGCAGCCCGGAAGGTGAAGTTCTTTCGCTACCGTTCCTTCCCCTTCTGGAACCGTGTAGCCGATGCCTTCATCAGTGATCGGTCCAATTGA
- the ylbJ gene encoding sporulation integral membrane protein YlbJ, which translates to MSAVRIALGISMVWITAALIVVMLLYPQPILQAALTGVGIWWDVLFPALFPFFIITELLLSYGIVHFFGTLLDPLMRPLFRVPGIGGFVMAMGFASGYPVGARLTSQLYDQKLVNSEEGERLVAFTSTSDPIFLIGAVSIGFFHSVEIALILGLAHYSTGILIGLLMRFYARKQAMTPASGEQEGSLLLRAFRNMHRARLEHHRPFGEMLQEAALTALRLIFVIGGLVVFFSVLIEVLTQTKILQSLGEGISRILHTSGMPGELADAFINGLFEVTLGAKAAGAADADLLYRAAAAAFILSWAGLSVHAQIISLMSHTGMRYLPFLLARLLHGVLAMGMVFLLWHAAGPDAAIFQSWAQRLTPVVSLNPGSLASKLPHTLFLISAVFLMMLVVLSLAVHGMRRIYQLIGKSRL; encoded by the coding sequence ATGTCTGCAGTGAGGATAGCACTGGGGATTAGTATGGTATGGATTACAGCGGCTTTGATCGTCGTGATGCTCTTATATCCGCAGCCGATCTTGCAGGCGGCGCTTACGGGAGTGGGCATATGGTGGGATGTGTTATTCCCTGCTCTGTTTCCTTTTTTTATCATTACTGAACTGCTGCTTAGCTACGGGATCGTCCATTTCTTCGGAACTCTGCTCGACCCGCTGATGCGCCCGCTGTTTCGGGTCCCGGGCATCGGCGGCTTCGTCATGGCCATGGGTTTCGCCTCCGGCTATCCCGTAGGTGCACGGCTGACCTCCCAGCTGTATGATCAGAAGCTCGTCAATAGCGAGGAGGGTGAGCGGCTGGTCGCCTTCACCTCCACCTCCGATCCCATCTTCCTCATCGGCGCCGTCTCCATTGGCTTCTTCCACAGCGTGGAGATTGCTCTGATCCTGGGTCTGGCTCATTACAGCACTGGGATCCTCATCGGCTTGCTGATGCGGTTCTATGCCCGGAAGCAAGCCATGACCCCGGCATCAGGCGAGCAAGAAGGCAGTCTCCTCTTACGCGCGTTTCGCAATATGCACCGCGCCCGGCTCGAACATCATCGGCCCTTCGGGGAGATGCTGCAGGAAGCTGCACTTACGGCTCTTCGCCTGATCTTCGTGATCGGCGGGCTCGTCGTCTTCTTCTCCGTATTGATCGAGGTTCTGACACAGACGAAGATCCTTCAGTCCTTGGGGGAGGGGATCTCCCGGATCTTGCATACCAGCGGAATGCCAGGAGAACTGGCCGATGCCTTCATCAACGGTCTATTTGAAGTGACCCTGGGTGCGAAAGCAGCCGGTGCAGCCGACGCCGATCTGCTCTACAGAGCCGCCGCCGCTGCCTTTATCCTCTCTTGGGCAGGACTCTCCGTTCATGCGCAGATCATCAGCTTGATGAGCCATACCGGCATGCGCTACCTCCCCTTCCTCCTCGCACGCCTCCTGCATGGTGTGCTGGCTATGGGGATGGTGTTCCTGCTCTGGCATGCCGCCGGTCCGGATGCGGCGATCTTCCAGAGCTGGGCGCAGCGCCTCACTCCTGTTGTCAGCCTGAACCCCGGTTCGCTTGCGTCCAAACTGCCGCATACGCTCTTCCTGATCAGCGCCGTCTTCCTGATGATGCTGGTCGTCCTTTCCCTCGCCGTCCACGGTATGCGCCGAATCTATCAGCTTATTGGCAAAAGCCGGCTGTGA